A single region of the Anopheles funestus chromosome X, idAnoFuneDA-416_04, whole genome shotgun sequence genome encodes:
- the LOC125761797 gene encoding peroxiredoxin-2: protein MSFLIRNLPQVCSRLSNGVVFQRNLLHTGRMLAMAKVQHPAPSFKGTAVVNNDFREIKLEDYKGKYLVLFFYPLDFTFVCPTEIIAFSDRIKEFKELNTEVVGVSVDSHFSHLAWINTPRKAGGLGKLEYPLLADITKQISADYGVLLKEGISLRGLFIIDPNGVVRQITINDLPVGRSVDETLRLIKAFQFVEKHGEVCPANWEPKTNAATIKPNPKDSREYFEKHGK from the exons ATGTCATTTTTGATTCGTAATCTACCGCAGGTG TGTTCCCGACTGTCGAATGGTGTTGTATTCCAACGAAACTTACTGCATACCGGACGAATGCTTGCCATGGCGAAAGTACAGCATCCTGCACCATCCTTCAAGGGAACAGCGGTCGTAAACAATGACTTTCGTGAAATCAAACTAGAGGATTACAAGGGCAAATACTTGGTGCTGTTTTTCTACCCGCTCGATTT cACATTCGTTTGCCCAACGGAGATTATCGCTTTTAGCGATCGCATCAAAGAGTTTAAGGAACTCAACACGGAGGTGGTTGGTGTTTCCGTTGATTCGCATTTCTCACATCTCGCTTGGATCAACACACCACGCAAAGCAGGCGGTCTTGGCAAGCTGGAGTATCCGCTGTTGGCCGACATTACGAAGCAAATCTCCGCCGACTATGGCGTCCTGCTGAAGGAAGGAATCTCACTGCGCGGTTTGTTTATCATCGATCCGAACGGGGTTGTGCGTCAGATTACGATCAACGATCTACCCGTCGGTCGATCGGTGGACGAAACGCTACGGTTGATAAAGGCGTTCCAGTTCGTGGAAAAGCATGGCGAAGTGTGCCCGGCCAACTGGGAACCGAAGACGAACGCGGCCACCATCAAGCCCAACCCGAAGGATTCGCGTGAATACTTCGAAAAACATGGCAAGTAA
- the LOC125761585 gene encoding nucleolar protein 14 homolog, with protein sequence MCGKLSKKSDAILRRKASATVEKPNPFETVVMKSKHAVLNRGIQSKRPGNLQRISYEKRDQTLGKEFASMHKTNRFMDARQNSRYAKAPTKKAQAKEMFNLNLTHGGRTMHEIERFDDVPDGADDDDEDDGMLQESFTKATHFGGGSDDEGPGRDRKTVIEEMIAESKRQKAERQQENDELYDMRQKLDDDLKGLMSQFNEHIRTDNERPQPDDYDRAMREMIFEPRGEPTEKLKSIDLAATEQKRREALEREKQERMQSELNAQKTTKVNRPVSADALSDDFLVEDDDDGDEDDEDEDGGNEVENGTNSEPEEDGTDEKSDDDADSSDVDSLSDLKATTQHESDDESESEKEPQPEPVAAVVKESAPKTKPSVQATSEKVKPIVFKPVLRIVDVPREYEQFVEMLDDKNVEERISLIASMIHTLKQKNFLHKSRWSVLFAYLLNYLSDRFTRPVSIEDEFRTLDLLTPLLHDIAQTDPSDIGKVYISVVEEKYTDYKNRPHRYPDLATLVLLKLVPLLFSASDRRHSIVTPVLVFIGEILTRCQVRTRRDISRGLFLVTAVLECVEHSKRFLPSAIAFLVGVLNQACPKESLSAAITITEPFKQTASLLLAETDTDISANDGLQLTAQDLLMTQITPSFKVRSVACTLSLVAALCNQMDDIPAVSTLARQFLHSLNIIHKQSYPAPAQEVFQQTKDKLTALSARSLKYLEKAEKKPKPLRLLEPKINPIYEDIRRRPKTAIPLREQRRKLQQKIKKVTRGAKREIRLDNEYIAKLQHKQRMASDRERNQKVRQIFSYASSQQAELNSLDRRAKYRK encoded by the exons ATGTGTGGCAAGCTGAGTAAAAAATCCGATGCAATCCTTCGGCGGAAAGCATCCGCAACCGTCGAGAAGCCGAATCCATTTGAAACGGTGGTTATGAAATCGAAACACGCCGTGCTCAACCGCGGTATACAATCAAAGCGTCCCGGCAACTTGCAGCGTATATCGTACGAGAAGCGGGATCAAACGCTGGGCAAAGAATTTGCGTCCATGCACAAGACAAATCGATTTATGGACGCACGGCAAAACAGTAGATATGCGAAAGCACCGACGAAAAAAGCGCAGGCGAAAGAAATGTTCAACCTCAACCTAACGCACGGTGGACGCACGATGCACGAAATAGAACGGTTCGACGATGTGCCGGACggtgccgatgatgatgacgaggaCGATGGCATGCTACAAG AATCCTTCACCAAAGCAACGCATTTTGGTGGTGGGTCGGACGACGAGGGACCGGGAAGGGATCGAAAAACTGTAATTGAGGAGATGATTGCGGAAAGCAAACGCCAAAAAGCCGAACGGCAGCAGGAAAATGATGAGCTGTACGATATGCGACAGAAGCTGGATGACGATCTGAAGGGTCTGATGTCACAGTTTAATGAGCATATCAGGACGGATAACGAACGACCGCAACCAGATGATTACGATCGAGCTATGCGTGAAATGATTTTTGAGCCACGTGGAGAACCGACGGAAAAGCTAAAATCTATTGACCTGGCGGCTACAGAGCAGAAACGGCGTGAAGCTTTAGAGCGTGAAAAACAGGAGCGAATGCAGAGTGAGCTTAATGCACAAAAGACAACGAAAGTAAATCGACCCGTTTCGGCCGATGCGTTGTCCGATGATTTTTTGGTggaagatgacgatgatggtgatgaagatgatgaggatgaggatGGTGGAAACGAGGTCGAGAATGGTACAAACAGTGAACCGGAAGAAGATGGAACGGACGAAAAGtcggatgatgatgctgacaGTAGCGATGTAGACAGTTTATCGGATTTAAAAGCAACTACGCAGCACGAAAGTGACGACGAATCGGAATCAGAAAAAGAACCACAGCCGGAACCGGTAGCTGCAGTGGTAAAGGAGAGTgcaccgaaaacaaaaccgtcGGTGCAAGCAACAAGCGAGAAAGTGAAACCGATTGTATTTAAGCCTGTGCTGCGTATCGTAGATGTACCAAGAGAATACGAACAGTTTGTCGAGATGCTTGATGATAAAAATGTTGAGGAACGAATAAGTCTAATAGCGAGTATGATACACACGCTGAAACAGAAAAACTTTCTTCACAAATCACGCTGGTCGGTGCTTTTCGCATATTTATTGAATTATCTAAGCGATCGTTTCACTCGCCCAGTATCCATCGAGGATGAATTTCGAACGTTGGACCTCCTGACTCCTCTACTCCATGATATAGCTCAGACGGATCCTTCCGACATTGGCAAAGTGTACATTAGTGTTGTGGAGGAAAAATACACTGACTATAAAAATCGTCCCCATCGCTATCCTGATCTGGCCACTTTGGTACTGCTCAAGCTAGTTCCACTGCTGTTTTCTGCTTCGGATCGTCGGCACTCCATCGTTACACCAGTTCTGGTTTTTATTGGAGAAATTCTTACCCGTTGTCAGGTGCGAACCAGGCGGGATATTAGCCGTGGATTGTTTTTGGTAACAGCCGTGTTGGAGTGTGTTGAGCATTCGAAACGATTTCTTCCGTCAGCGATTGCTTTTCTGGTTGGAGTGCTCAATCAAGCATGTCCCAAGGAATCGTTATCTGCAGCTATAACCATCACTGAACCATTTAAGCAAACAGCTAGTTTATTGCTTGCTGAAACGGATACTGACATCAGTGCAAATGATGGGCTACAGCTAACTGCACAGGATCTGCTTATGACTCAAATAACTCCATCGTTCAAGGTGCGTTCTGTTGCCTGCACCCTGTCGTTGGTAGCTGCTCTTTGCAATCAGATGGATGATATCCCAGCAGTATCAACTCTTGCCAGACAGTTTCTTCATTCGTTGAACATCATACACAAACAATCGTACCCTGCTCCCGCCCAGGAAGTGTTCCAGCAAACCAAGGACAAGCTAACTGCACTTTCGGCACGTTCGCTAAAGTATTTAGAGAAGGCAGAAAAGAAACCGAAACCATTGCGCCTGCTCGAACCGAAAATCAATCCCATCTATGAGGATATTCGGCGACGACCCAAAACGGCAATACCGTTGCGTGAACAGCGCCGTAAGCTTCAGCAGAAGATAAAGAAAGTTACGCGCGGTGCGAAACGTGAAATTCGGCTCGATAACGAGTATATTGCGAAGCTGCAGCATAAACAGCGCATGGCAAGCGATCGGGAACGCAATCAGAAGGTACGCCAAATATTTAGCTACGCTTCATCTCAGCAAGCCGAACTGAATTCGCTCGATCGAAGGGCTAAGTACCGTAAATAG
- the LOC125761757 gene encoding methionyl-tRNA formyltransferase, mitochondrial, translated as MLLHLTHPRPSIVRNNSSVQRYFSNICRLKVLFFGTDHFSLPSLKIIHKNLINNGTVERLEVVTSFKAAKNPVKQYSRIEGIPIHDWPSFSPATAGSFNLGVVVSFGHLIPECLINSFNRGMLNVHASLLPKLRGAAPIVHAIANGDQRTGISIMRIKPKQFDVGEILLQSSVDIGRDTLMPQLHDRLANIGAECLITCIEDLDSYSQRQMMQNDAEATYAPKIDQKFAEIRWSNSTAVRVYDTYRSLYGLRPLLTTFGGDVVKIFKLSFNREQNEPAQILQHQPGQVEYLKRNKQLLVRCVDGRLLEILQLSVGGKKMLTGQDFYNGFLSKVIPSERYFK; from the exons ATGCTACTACATTTAACGCACCCGCGGCCATCAATCGTCCGAAATAACAGCAGCGTTCAGCGgtatttttccaacatttgcCGGCTAAAAGTGTTGTTCTTTGGTACGGACCACTTCTCACTGCCCAGCCTGAAAATCATACATAAGAATCT AATAAATAATGGTACAGTGGAACGGCTCGAGGTAGTTACATCGTTCAAAGCAGCAAAGAACCCAGTGAAACAGTACAGCCGAATAGAAGGTATACCCATTCATGACTGGCCATCTTTCTCCCCAGCTACTGCTGGTTCGTTTAATCTGggtgttgttgtttcattcGGACATCTAATCCCGGAGTGCTTGATCAATTCCTTCAATCG AGGAATGCTTAATGTACACGCTAGTCTACTACCAAAGCTGAGAGGTGCAGCACCGATAGTTCATGCTATTGCTAATGGTGATCAGCGGACAGGAATCAGTATAATGCgaatcaaaccaaaacaattcGATGTTGGTGAAATACTTTTACAGTCTTCCGTCGATATTGGACGCGACACGCTGATGCCTCAATTGCATGATCGCTTGGCAAACATCGGAGCTGAATGTTTGATCACTTGTATTGAAGATTTAGACAGTTATTCGCAAAGGCAAATGATGCAGAATGATGCTGAGGCAACATACG CTCCAAAAATTGATCAAAAGTTTGCTGAAATCCGATGGAGCAATTCGACAGCAGTAAGAGTATATGATACGTACCGATCTTTGTATGGGTTGAGACCTTTACTCACTACCTTCGGTGGAGATgtagtgaaaatatttaaattatcattTAATAGAGAGCAAAACGAACCAGCACAAATATTGCAGCATCAACCGGGCCAAGTGGAATACTTAAAACGGAACAAGCAGTTGCTGGTACGTTGTGTTGACGGACGATTACTTGAAATACTTCAACTGTCCGTCGGAGGAAAGAAGATGCTTACAGGGCAAGACTTCTACAATGGCTTTTTAAGCAAAGTGATCCCATCGGAAAGGTATTTCAAGTGA
- the LOC125761497 gene encoding maestro heat-like repeat-containing protein family member 1 — protein MERHTERFEESRKPSPVPVIKQDQHLIAVVNSLLDSLNDKEELLRSTTEASLIRIAKRRHDEIVEVFCEYRKKHPKLGDTHTLIILRVISYIATNLIDVIDPNTASKCIQYSMAEIMKITEQNTAVQNPCREILVAVGRRYCKEIMEIFVKHLEQNQLGNFMIMQSVGALATANTMDTVPYIKPILGLILPTLSMVKQDFLRQAYAYAIGRFCEAFSEYQEYQRQNPNEEIPMKTGVRYEIHDEVSIVYDHFHAHWLSSREPKITGEVLNAFSFMYPLLPVERVSDNLSKTVTSVLALYRKSLDRSAITQYLAAIIKTVLELDSKLLAPMSDNLVACLFELVCVNPDYDKPQTVKGHFEVLRCFDLLAPEYGEKIIEILLIHLRNNNERERIKSLLVVTHLTNTSEPVVRDKLAEITAILKGMLATEKPIKVKIVLLKTVVAFMQKNFVRDREFVTFLIRSSCRPNKINLDYGSADEHQEFQRACNDTMHILSSTVGTVDHMLKVELLQAYLRYEFTDICGTIGKCLANLFTKDPELVLATERSNPFDENSSEAEELPPPRPISVFVRTLALLGNFGELNRIQHLLAFLKSYAGSLYRHLVPLWSEQLGTLQTELASGIDERRYFELLFGFVQETIRDVDEYKFVESIIAEMFHQLPLYQPIGSGGGVGGGGGGTGASQTLEFRVPPLDQEKRMLVKVFGVCLCHSLDEHLIANKLDLIIALAKAEKGEKNAPSEEYERLMQDYAEALGYASVEHLDKVMAKLTALVIDEGAVKKSSSFFSNLNFIKDSARELETYKLKVLALQSLHVIVGRAPTDSVALHFTEPVVRYLIAQFDSKELFVRQLVLKTLLALTAALSPSDGDERMTSERNRTDMHRICMTITADSANDYLPLLPSIIQLATVLVKLSAEEQNLDVNGLLNAICFYFFTTAQNLKSRLDSTEDDTRTSYLARFLNLSLPEVNHFIKTVLVQQNASPACLDDVHSILEKWLKDRNGEVRICACHVYNSTLEVYMRSMKIGCEAPSKFNQTGSMLGKIIPRCIDSNATVRQTAVDVLKKILEIACVYETLTVADSSVEWVNELDRIRDEIVTDDAKDIYRIAAELARIIAQRLSSYQYVQFSKCLLYSVTDPESSSIIGASYVLKFFMHVKGSEMFHAIPELVKECLYAVKICEVPRAKTTILKSILALTKHHPKLVCNEILTQCLPLEDHVIEYWKTLTMDPDLSGIVLDNFIGSVTSTSLYEQPQQQQPETHDEATRTATLHPFAIVCVLREMFRCAELKNEMQNRFAEIFCMLLSTLASYITLLPPYTVLAQPNNAGNVTIPKSNRRGAKGTVGVGKDAALKLSPCQMVLEAFQTFLETLGMQQISLVLAVCPDLAASTDLNSFIEILTPLGVATASEVGINSALMRQIVTTMSRYVSSPYDTQRIASAGFYAHLVPLQPCGESASVIMLSLESSLNDPNPLVRGLSIRGMAYVCSLTRHDIDKYATMCLTSLLKGIEDYNEHCFINIPLDSMRGLSRVLQSIEPAKFEPFQVSSAIRIRPFFEKSSTELRESAILLFGDICGLKLKQLTIDADGRHETISELLMEQLRANLCTLLLHLCEQNSMIARACKITLKNVCSLLGTAKMNALAQNHLLEHGQLQCAIFLKDFVKLIGEELQEWVNDFIDACLPMLRSQWPEIRGNAAILIGLLHCQNANVKPQHMEQIGHKISLLLKDECTTVKVSGSEALGYIYGEV, from the exons ATGGAAAGACACACGGAACGGTTCGAAGAGAGCAGAAAACCATCGCCGGTGCCCGTTATCAAACAAGACCAGCATCTAATCG CGGTCGTCAACAGTCTGCTGGACAGCTTGAACGACAAGGAGGAGCTGTTGCGTAGTACGACGGAAGCATCCCTGATCCGCATTGCCAAGCGACGGCACGATGAAATCGTAGAAGTGTTCTGCgagtacagaaaaaaacatccaaaactgggcgacacacacactctaATCATACTGAG AGTAATATCATACATAGCAACGAACTTGATCGACGTGATCGATCCTAACACGGCTTCCAAATGTATACAGTACAGCATGGCGGAAATAATGAAGATAACGGAACAGAATACCGCAGTGCAAAATCCCTGCCGGGAAATACTTGTTGCGGTCGGGCGTCGATACTGTAAGGAAATCATGGAGATCTTTGTGAAACATTTGGAACAGAACCAGCTCGGTAACTTTATGATCATGCAATCCGTCGGTGCACTCGCGACGGCAAACACGATGGATACGGTACCGTACATTAAGCCGATACTGGGACTAATACTGCCGACGCTCTCCATGGTGAAGCAAGACTTTCTGCGTCAGGCTTACGCGTATGCGATAGGACGGTTCTGTGAAGCATTTTCCGAGTATCAGGAGTACCAAAGGCAAAATCCAAACGAAGAGATACCGATGAAAACGGGCGTGAGGTATGAAATTCACGACGAGGTTTCGATCGTGTACGATCACTTTCACGCCCATTGGTTATCGTCGCGCGAACCAAAGATCACGGGTGAGGTTTTGAATGCGTTTTCCTTCATGTATCCGTTGCTGCCGGTGGAACGGGTTAGTGACAATCTCTCGAAAACCGTCACCAGTGTGTTGGCACTGTACAGGAAAAGCTTGGATCGGAGCGCTATCACGCAGTACCTAGCGGCGATTATCAAAACGGTCCTGGAGCTCGACTCGAAGCTACTAGCGCCGATGTCCGACAATCTGGTCGCATGCCTGTTCGAGCTGGTGTGCGTAAATCCCGACTACGACAAACCGCAGACGGTGAAGGGACACTTTGAGGTGCTGCGCTGTTTCGATCTACTTGCGCCGGAGTACGGTGAAAAGATCATCGAGATACTGCTGATTCATCTGCGCAACAACAATGAACGGGAGCGCATTAAATCTCTTCTGGTGGTGACACATCTAACCAACACGTCCGAACCGGTTGTGCGCGATAAGCTGGCGGAGATTACGGCTATTTTGAAGGGTATGCTCGCGACAGAGAAACCAATCAAAGTGAAGATTGTACTGCTGAAAACGGTGGTTGCCTTCATGCAGAAGAACTTTGTGCGTGATCGCGAGTTTGTAACGTTTCTGATACGCAGCAGCTGCCGGCCGAACAAGATTAATCTCGATTATGGCAGTGCGGATGAGCACCAGGAGTTTCAGCGGGCGTGCAACGATACGATGCATATACTTTCGTCCACCGTCGGTACGGTCGATCATATGCTAAAGGTGGAACTGCTCCAGGCGTATCTACGCTACGAATTTACCGACATCTGCGGTACGATCGGCAAATGTTTGGCGAATTTGTTCACCAAAGATCCGGAGCTAGTGCTCGCGACCGAACGATCCAATCCGTTCGATGAGAATTCCTCCGAAGCGGAGGAATTGCCACCACCGCGTCCGATTTCAGTGTTTGTGCGTACGCTCGCACTGTTGGGTAACTTTGGCGAGTTGAATCGTATTCAGCATCTGCTCGCGTTTCTCAAGAGTTACGCCGGAAGTCTTTACCGCCATTTGGTACCGCTGTGGAGTGAGCAGTTAGGCACACTGCAGACGGAACTAGCGAGCGGCATTGATGAGCGGCGGTACTTTGAGCTGCTGTTCGGATTCGTACAGGAAACGATCCGCGATGTGGATGAGTACAAGTTCGTGGAAAGCATCATCGCGGAGATGTTCCATCAGCTGCCACTGTACCAACCGATCGGTAGCGGTGGAGGAGTcggtggcggcggtggtggtacTGGTGCATCGCAAACGTTAGAGTTTCGCGTACCACCGCTCGATCAGGAAAAGCGCATGCTGGTGAAGGTGTTCGGCGTTTGCTTGTGCCATTCGCTGGATGAACATTTGATAGCGAACAAGCTCGATCTAATCATCGCACTGGCGAAGGCGGAAAAGGGTGAAAAGAACGCACCGAGCGAAGAGTACGAGCGGCTGATGCAGGACTACGCGGAAGCACTCGGGTACGCATCGGTCGAGCATCTCGACAAGGTAATGGCCAAGCTGACCGCACTGGTCATCGATGAGGGTGCGGTGAAAAAGTCGAGCAGCTTCTTCTCGAACCTGAACTTCATCAAGGATAGTGCGCGCGAGCTGGAAACGTACAAGCTGAAGGTGTTGGCACTGCAATCGCTGCACGTAATTGTTGGCCGTGCGCCCACGGACTCGGTGGCGCTACACTTTACCGAACCGGTCGTGCGGTATCTGATTGCACAGTTCGACAGCAAGGAGCTGTTCGTGCGCCAGTTGGTGCTGAAGACGCTGCTCGCCCTAACCGCCGCACTGTCCCCGTCCGACGGTGATGAGCGCATGACTAGCGAGCGTAACCGGACCGATATGCATCGGATCTGCATGACCATTACGGCGGACAGTGCAAACGACTATCTGCCACTGTTGCCCTCGATCATACAGCTCGCCACCGTACTGGTAAAGCTCAGTGCCGAGGAGCAAAACCTGGACGTGAACGGATTGCTCAATGCGATATGTTTTTACTTCTTCACTACGGCACAGAATTTAAAATCTCGCCTCGACTCAACGGAGGACGATACGCGCACTAGCTATTTGGCGCGATTTCTTAACCTTTCCTTGCCGGAGGTGAATCACTTTATCAAGACGGTGCTGGTGCAGCAGAATGCTTCACCCGCCTGCCTAGACGATGTACATTCGATACTGGAGAAATGGCTAAAAGATCGCAACGGGGAGGTGCGTATCTGCGCCTGTCACGTGTACAACAGCACGCTCGAGGTGTACATGCGTTCGATGAAGATAGGCTGCGAGGCACCGTCCAAGTTTAACCAAACTGGCAGCATGCTGGGGAAAATCATACCGCGCTGCATTGATTCGAACGCCACCGTACGGCAAACGGCGGTGGATGTGCTGAAAAAGATACTGGAAATTGCCTGCGTGTACGAGACGCTTACCGTTGCGGATAGTAGCGTCGAGTGGGTGAACGAACTCGATCGGATACGGGACGAGATTGTGACGGATGATGCGAAGGACATTTATCGCATTGCAGCCGAGCTGGCACGCATTATAGCGCAGCGTTTGTCCAGCTATCAGTATGTACAGTTTAGCAAATGTCTCCTGTACAGTGTGACCGATCCCGAATCGAGTTCCATCATCGGTGCATCGTATGTGCTGAAGTTTTTCATGCACGTCAAGGGTTCGGAAATGTTTCACGCCATACCGGAGCTAGTGAAGGAGTGTCTCTAT GCTGTGAAAATTTGTGAAGTACCAAGGGCCAAAACAACGATACTGAAGTCGATTCTAGCCTTAACGAAACATCATCCAAAGCTAGTGTGCAATGAAATTCTCACACAATGTTTACCGCTCGAAGA ccACGTTATTGAGTACTGGAAAACACTTACAATGGATCCCGATCTGAGTGGTATAGTGTTGGATAATTTTATCGGTTCCGTTACCTCGACCAGCCTGTACGAACaaccgcagcagcaacagccggAAACGCATGATGAAGCAACGCGTACCGCCACACTTCACCCGTTCGCCATCGTGTGTGTGCTGCGGGAGATGTTCCGCTGTGCGGAGCTAAAGAACGAAATGCAGAACCGTTTTGCGGAGATTTTTTGCATGCTCCTGTCAACGCTCGCTTCCTATATAACGCTCTTACCACCATACACCGTACTAGCGCAACCGAATAACGCGGGTAACGTTACGATACCGAAAAGCAATCGGCGCGGTGCAAAGGGTACGGTGGGTGTGGGCAAGGACGCTGCGCTTAAACTGAGCCCGTGCCAGATGGTGCTGGAAGCGTTCCAAACGTTTCTCGAAACGCTTGGGATGCAGCAAATTTCGCTCGTTCTGGCCGTCTGTCCGGATCTAGCGGCTAGTACGGATTTGAACAGCTTTATTGAAATTCTTACACCGCTCGGTGTGGCAACGGCCAGCGAGGTTGGCATTAATTCCGCCCTAATGCGCCAGATTGTCACGACGATGAGCCGATACGTGAGCAGCCCGTACGATACGCAACGGATCGCTTCGGCTGGGTTTTACGCACATCTCGTACCGCTGCAACCGTGCGGTGAATCGGCCTCGGTCATTATGCTCAGCCTCGAATCATCGCTGAACGATCCGAACCCGCTCGTCCGTGGGCTGAGCATCCGTGGTATGGCGTACGTATGCAGCCTAACGCGGCACGACATCGACAAATATGCGACGATGTGTTTGACATCCCTGCTGAAGGGTATCGAGGACTACAATGAACACTGCTTTATCAACATCCCGCTCGATAGTATGCGCGGTTTGTCCCGGGTGTTGCAATCGATTGAACCGGCCAAGTTTGAACCGTTCCAGGTATCGTCCGCCATTCGTATTCGTccgttttttgagaaaagttCGACCGAATTACGCGAATCGGCTATCCTACTGTTCGGTGATATCTGTGGCCTAAAGCTGAAACAGTTGACGATCGATGCCGATGGACGGCATGAAACGATTTCGGAACTGTTGATGGAACAGCTACGCGCTAACCTGTGCACACTGTTGTTGCACCTTTGCGAACAGAACAGCATGATCGCACGGGCGTGTAAGATCACGCTGAAGAATGTGTGCTCTTTGCTCGGTACGGCGAAGATGAATGCCCTAGCCCAGAACCATCTGCTGGAACACGGTCAGCTACAGTGCGCCATTTTTCTAAAGGATTTTGTTAAATTGAtt GGAGAAGAGCTACAGGAATGGGTCAACGATTTTATCGACGCTTGCTTACCAATGCTGCGCAGTCAATGGCCAGAAATACGCGGAAATGCTGCAATACTTATTG GTTTACTTCATTGCCAGAATGCGAACGTAAAGCCTCAACATATGGAACAGATCGGTCACAAAATATCGCTACTGCTGAAGGACGAATGCACGACGGTGAAAGTAAGTGGATCCGAAGCACTCGGCTATATATACGGTGAGGTATGA
- the LOC125761838 gene encoding lysozyme 2-like, producing MASLCTIGLWVLLPLSFALVNGIFLSNLNATCFRCICEASTGCSSSTTCRQSYCGPFSISRAYWMDAGRMVLPADEPTRWGAFEDCANDYDCATGIVTQYMEKYGTDCNGDGLVDCVDYTMLHVNGGPRCHGALSGTFASRFYQCLRQRKLRFVGN from the exons ATGGCCTCTTTGTGTACTATCGGTTTGTGGGTACTGCTACCGCTATCGTTTGCCTTGGTGAATGGTATATTTCTATCCAACCTGAACGCTACTTGCTTTCGATGCATCTGTGAAGCTTCAACTGGTTGCAGCTCGTCAACAACGTGCCGACAATCG TATTGTGGTCCGTTCTCAATATCTCGCGCCTATTGGATGGATGCCGGTCGAATGGTTCTGCCTGCTGATGAACCTACACGTTGGGGTGCATTTGAAGACTGCGCGAATGACTACGACTGTGCGACGGGTATCGTTACGCAGTACATGGAGAAGTACGGCACCGACTGTAATGGCGATGGGTTAGTGGACTGTGTCGACTACACGATGCTGCACGTTAACGGTGGACCACGCTGCCACGGAGCGCTCAGTGGAACCTTTGCTAGCCGATTCTATCAGTGTTTGCGACAACGTAAGCTCAGATTTGTTGGAAATTAA